The region ttctctttcgttgtttgagggatcacatccgggatcttattacttgggttcccctaaatatttctcaatatcttataatcctttaatgatcctctcatataatccttgaatttaaatccctttaaccatgttaccttatactcaattccttcggtatctggtggattttcgggaaaaatcaaagtgttcggatttggattctgacgatctttacatacacttatataccacatagagtactaataatatctcaaatgatcaataaaagaacccctacatagtgtggtatgaaaagttttcttattcaacataatcggcaaaatcactattcataagggtttcaaaaattccaaaaattggggttattacatatactagagccattaacatttctaaagaataaagttttatctacagtacctcttgtgaagtgattttccaaaaggaactttgataaagtgtcataccaggctctaggtgcttgcttcagtccataaagtgctttcaaaagatagtagacatattctggaaaatttagatcttcaaaaccaggaggctgactgacatagacttcctcctccaagtctccattcagaaaggcacttttgacatccatttgatagaccttgaaattggcatgggctgcataggctaagaagattctgatggcttcaagtcttgcaacatgagcaaatgtttcatcaaaatctattccttcttgttgaaaatagcccttagcaaccaatttagctttgttcctgactactatgccattttcatccatcttgtttctgcatacccatttggtgtcaattggattctttcctctaggcttgggcaccagcttccataccttattcctctcaaattggtttagctcctcctgcatagctaaaatccaattaggatccaacaaagcttcttctaccttctttggttcttccttagaaagaaagctgttgtatagacattcttcttgagttgctctccttatttgaactctagaagatacattaccaatgatgagctcaaagagGTGATCCTCTGTCCATtctctttgttgaggtagattatctctagatgaagatgcctcattgttgtcttgatgtgtgattgagttttgatttttagaaactccccctaagttaatggatctttgatttgagaaaggggagctttctgtaagtgatctattctgacttccagcttcttttgatgacccgacggatggtgaatcttgagtaccgacggatgaggctggttgtctcccgacggataaggcagattgtctcccgacggatgaagcattatgcaactcgacagatgttgagttttgtgcttcatttgtaggagatttttctgcattatcctttaatactgtttcttgatcactttcatcatcactgtcatcactaaccatctccacattgtcaaatttgagactctcatggtaatctccatcttgcagtccttcaatctttttatcatcaaacacaacatgtattgattccacaacaatgttggttcttagattgtagactctatatgctttaccaatagcatatccaacaaaaattccttcatctgctttagcatcaaactttccattctgatcagtttgatttctcaagatataacatttacagccaaagacatgaagaaaatttagagttggcttcttgttcttgaacaattggtagggagtcatgcatttttcttgattaatcagagaaatattctgagtgtagcatgcagtatttacagcttcagcccagaaatatgttggtaatttagactcttcaagcattgtccttgcagcttcaataagtgatatgatcttcctttctactactccattttgttgtagagttcttgctgctgaaaactcatgcaaaatcccattttcttcacaaaatgctctcatgacagaattcttgaactcagttccattgtcactcctgattcttctaactttgaaatcaggatgattattgacttgccttatatgattgatgatgatttcactagcctcatctttagactttaggaaatatgtccaagagaactttgagaaatcatctacaattactaggcaaaatcttttccttgaaatggacaacacattgattggtccaaacaaatccatgtgtagcagttgcaaaggttcttcaattgttgaatcaagtttcttcctgaatgatgctttaatctcctttcctttttggcaggcatcacacaattcatccttagaaaactccacttgaggaatgcctcttaccagttctttccttactagttcattcatggtcttgaagtttagatgggatagcttattgtgccatagccaactttcatcctgacttgctttgctgagaagataagtaacagattctgcatttgatgagttgaagtcagctaggtacacatttccttttctcacaccagtgagaaccactctgttgctcctcttgttagtcacaacacaggcttctgagttaaagcttactgaattgcctttatcacaaagctagctgatactcaataaattgtgcttgagaccgtccactaaggcaacctcttcaatgatgacattatcttttgaaatcaagccatatcccacagtataacccttgctatcatctccaaaagtaatacttgggccagctctctccttgaactctgtgagcagggtagaatcacccgtcatgtgtcttgaacaaccactatccaagtaccatagattctttctgtttccctgcacacatcaaaatcaaatcaagttgattttggcacccaagtttccttgggtcctgccttgttagctttctttttctgtttcttaggctttatctcatttgacttagggatatcagtTTCATCCTCAGTCgtttgagttgaacctttgaaaccattcattacatcagaattatcatgcatattttgattaacagggaatgtcatgctattagtaaacatgttattccagtaaggcatgctaaatggcatttgtggcatactaaatgcagcataataaggattaggtgcaaattgcatattagcaaactgtgcattcatattttgtgtatacatagcattcataggcatagaaggcatggcattcatgttgggaaagtgaggtggcacagatatggaagtaggcatggcagttttgcaattaacagataaatgatttacactaccacacttgacacagattttctaggagcatatttatcaggtgtgtagttattatgtttgttaattcctactttaccatttctattatttttctttttagcctctgttttaacctcaatcttttcaagtctgtcactcaattgcttgaaaGTCATatgaccaatattagcctttttctccttcttaacttgactggattctcctagaacaaaattcttggaaactgatccatatttctcatttaacttgacaagtttggctttactcacaggcttgctcacagtcgatggatgaggatttatatcactcgacggataaccctttttgttatccgacggatgtcCCTCATCATCCGgcgagtctacatctgttagcaatccttcaaccaaattggattccagcttctccttattcttcttccaggatgcatcataaaaggactcaataccttgaactttggtgatttgagcatgaacatctccagatgttttccatgccttaatcacctcatgttctcgttcaagctgcttcttcaagatctcttctttcttcaaggactcagttaattcagCCTTAGCAATTTTatactcaattcttaatttttcaaattcaatgaactgagactctagcatattattcctctcacttaaaaacaaattgttttatttgattttagcattttccttagtaagagacttaagtgtaacatgtaAATGATATAGTTCTGTAAACATGTCATTTATtgtatcattacactcaactttagataaatgtgcaaggttagtggtgattacctgattacttgaagaacttgtctctatttcatcagacttggccattagggctagattgacatagctgacattgttccccagtcattttcctgtgtaataaaagccctttccttttgtttgagcaactcaaagtatttctctttataatccacaggctcaaacttcatTTTGTTGGAatatgactttctacactcactggcaaagtgccctgccaagccatatttgaaacatttaaatttagatttatccaccatgtttctatttggattggctgctccaaagttcttcttgaacttgagcttatcaaatcttctggaaagaaatgctagattttcatcaatatcttccatgtcatcttggctcaaagaatcttcattttctgctaccagccccttgcccttattttcacagacctttaaagttgattcaacagcttccatcttcatctcattctctttctctaactcagcaactagtgcaatagaccctcctttcttctttcctctctccatcctctcatcttgctctatctcaagctcataagtctttaggatgccatacagtctctctaaagtaaactccttataatcttgagagtttctcaatgagactgtcataggtttccattcctttggaagagatctaaggaacttaagattggagtcttttatctgatagacccttccatgtaacttcagagcatttagtagtttttgaaacctactaaagatgtcagtgagagactcactttcttcactatgaaaatgctcatattgctgaatgagtagctgcatcttattttcccatacttgctcagtgccatcacagataatctgtatagtatcccaaactttcttggcagttttgcaattgaagatgttgtcaaacatgtcaccatcaactccactGAACAGGATATttatggccttcttatctttcctgacttgttcaatatcaggatcataccattcatgccttggcttggggaccgatggctcatttccagttgcagctctcattggtacatgaggtcctctctctatgcaatctacataggcctcatcttgagaaagtaaatggagatgtatttttaccttccaatgatgttaattatttttatccagaaaaggaatttgactccaacatccttcttgttcatcttgatgttttgttgtgatctttaaactctttgtttatcaagagcttgctctgataccaattgttagtccctaacaatgcaacaagaattacagaagggggggttgaatagaattcttgaaactttttcacaaagatataaaatgttctatcttaataatatataactgtgtgaattaatttgcaaactgcggaataataacttggaatgaattaatacacaagtaattaaaaacacaattctttaaaaactttctggtggatttgaatgtatccaccagagatatatattatatcaagagaactctgtgtagcaattagctcacagctacttacaaatttgaacaactaagtttacagagaaatgctaagaatacagcttacaaatgtttctctgagaataaTAAGCTTGCTCAGTTgctagttgttctatttgctacttcttggtttatataacaccaagattacaaaataataagacaagataataaaacaaaaactatcaagtctaatactgtgctacttcattactctattccagcatatttgaatatcttcataatagcatggaaatggtaatgcttctttgttctctaaaacccagttgaataggcttccacattccatttgcatacactcgacgcatgtgactgtgttgtcactgtcaacagatgtttgaattctttatccgtcgggttcatgatcatccgttgggttgcctttttgatcatccgtcgagtagcattgttgtttatctgtcgggtagctatctggcacttgacttcattttatttatgcagaattacaagacatcatctatgtataattaatcaacctattctgcatatctagttaaagtcaacatgacttaagtactactacagaatctaaacaatgtgtatgcagaaatgtgctacagacttattgttatacaagctactcactcgatggataataaatcatcatccttcgggactatattgagtcatccgtcgggactataatccttatccgtcgagtgctacatttttcactaagtaaaatctactaaggtgttttgttaatgaaatcatcaagtacacaatatattcaCAACAGATGTCTTTGCTTTAGCAGAATCGTTCAAAGCCATAGAGCAATCTCTGGCAGAGGTATAACCAACTTCGCAAGCAAGTCAGAGAAACAAAGCAAGGAAGAGAGACAGATCTCCGAGCCCGAGGTACAGAAGGAGCAGTCGAAGCCCAAACCGGGTAAATACCACGGACACGAGGAGGGGATGGAGTCCTCCCTCAAACTATGACTATAGAACATGCCGGTACACACCTTTTTCCGCGTCCATCGAGCATATCTTCGAGGTGAACAAAAATAGATGGCTGTTTAGAAAACCTGAGGCTCTATCATCATGGAAAAGCAAAGACAAGAAAAAGTATTGTGAATACCATGAGTCGTTCGGACATAACAAGCATGAGTGTCGACAATTAAAAGACGAGATTGAAGCACTTATCAAGGAAGGTTATCTTGGCGAATGGGTGGTTAAGGAAGTAAGGAGGCACAAGGTTAACGCTGACAGGGTGAAGGAAGAAGGAGGGCGAGCCCCACGTGGGTCGAACAGTGAAAATTTAGAAGAAAATAAATTTGTTAGGGACGGCAGCATCCGAACGATCTACGGGGGAGATCCCGAGATGGAATGCAGCAACAGGGCCTTGGCGAGATACGCTAGGGAAGCTCGATTCAGGCCTCTCACAGACATTCATAGGTTGGAAACTCGACCACCCAAAGTGTTCAAGGGAGAATCTATGGATATCACCTTCAGAGAAGCGGACGCCCGGTGGGTACATCACCCCCACAATGATGCGCTAGTCATTTCCATCCAGACCGGAACCAAAAATATCCATAGGGCCTTCGTAGACAATGGAAGCTCGACAAACATCCTCTACTGCAGCACCTTTAAGAAGATGGGGCTACCCGATCGGGATATGTCAGGAGAAGATTCGTGGGTCTATGGTTTCTCTGGCGCGGGAGTTAGAGTTATTGGATCAATTCGGTTACCATGTACTTTGGGGGAAAACCCATTGTCCATAACAAAGATGCTCGAGTTCAAGGTCCCGAATTAGGAATCATCCCACAATGTGCTGTTGGGACGGCCTTTTCTTCGGGAGATGAGGGTTAATACTTCAATCCACCACCTTACCATCAAGTTTCCAACACCGAACGGTGTGGGAAGTATAAAGGGCTCTCAGTATGACTCTCAGGAGTGCAACATGCAAGCTATGAGGGGCTTTAGAAAGGACTCCCATGCCGAAGATACATCAGATGATGATCGAGAAAGGAGCATCGAGAAACCGATCGAGGAAATTCGAGTCCATTATTATGTCGAGCAAGAAGACGAGCGCCCCTATGAACCGCCTCTTGCAATGTTGTTCTTGGAAGACACAATCAAAATTGAAATGTTGGAAGAAGGGGAATCCTCAAATACCATAATCCAAGCAGATTTCAATGGGGAACGGCAGGATCAAATATTTGATGTCTTACAAAGTCTCAGACAAGATGAGCATAAGGTAGATGCCCCTCTCCTTGAGGGCGCGCCCTTGCCCTTGAAAAATATAAAGGAAGTTGATGCCCCTGCGATGTAGGGCGCGCCTTCTAAAGAAGTTGATGCTCCTCCTCAAGGGGATGCGCCTTCTCTACAAAATAATGAGAATCATGATCCGCCCGACCTAGATCCACGGATACCAATGCCAACGGAGAAGATGGGGCCAGCAGAAGATACAATTGAAATCCCTGTCGGCGAAAAAGATCCAAGTAAGGTTTTAAGAATTGGATCTCAGTTGGCACCAGGGTTGAAATAGGGTCTTTCGATATTTTTCTTGGCAAACCTCGATGTATTTGCATGGAACTATTCTGATATGGTGGGAATCGACCCAGAGGTGATGTGCCACCATTTGAACATCGATCCCAAACATAAGGGGGTTCGACAAAAGCGCAGGGCCGTAAGTGGAGAGAGGGCTATAGTCTTGGCAGAAGAAGTGGATAGGCTCTTGGACGTTAGACTAATTCGGGAGTCCTTTTACCCGGAATGCTTGGCCAATCCAGTGTTAGTGAAAAAGCCCAACGGCAAATGGAGAACATAtgtggatttcaccgatctgaatAAAGCATGCCCGAAGGATAGCTTTCCCTTACCAAGAATTGACCAGTTGGTCGACACCACGGCAGGGCATGCCTTACTCAGTTTCATGCACGCGTACTCCAGATATAATCAAATTCCCATGTATGGGCCTGACCAAGATCACACCTCTTTTATTACTGATAGGGGACTCTATTGCTACGTTAGAATGCCATTTGGTCTAATCAACGCCGGTGCCACTTATCAAAGATTGGTGAAcagaaagcactaagggtcttctagccaactttccattccacttcttccaaaatctcgaatgaatcttgtattccttgtataataaaacttttacaggagcttcgaTGTGCACCATTGTTCCATCCACCTCTTTTGACGAATTCCTCAATATAATTTCTTTTAccgattgcgagaaagaagattagagagagaaagatagagagaaagaaaagaaaaagagataaagagagaaataaagaaacagattgactttgCTATATGCTAGTGATAGTTTAATCGCATTGCACTCCAATGTCGTCCTTCGTAATTCCATTACATCGCCTTACTTTGAGTTGACCAAGatactcagcttaacttgattggcatacctgcgaatatttggaatgataacaccatggaatttcaaaaagaacataatttgatatcataacggaaccaaaatctgacTTTGAGAAAAAGTACTAttgaaataagagaataactgagagatcaatatgaccaaatgaacttggtattgcgtgttcaaattaagacactactaaaggttgttaaccttcatgtattcacaatacgCACAAGTGATGGCGTCTCATCCAACTACTATCACACAGataggtataccttgtgtcccctatagatAGGGTTCTTCATCTCAGCCAGAATAAAAGAATACCAAAGGAATTTAAAATTAAACGAATAAAAATagaaagatttcaaagctgatatttctgaaggaaatgaaatccagagaacaaaattctggcataaaatgaataaattggtgttagggattatgtcttctaactgatatttctttttgagagaagtcaaaagaatttatagaaaaagaaggtattgccaaagttttaatatttatcttctgtttgaactcttctgttgactcgtcatctgattctagacgcttcttcatgttccaaggatatcgataatcttcatcgtcatCGAATCATAGTCTCGGAAGATTCtacaatagaagtttgcaactTCCCGGAGTCCTATCCAGCTTAGTACAATCATCTCAAATGAATACGCCTTATTTTAACTTaatcgttggtactatatccaacaatccaacaggaactcgatatgagctcaaacatCCTCACATAGCTACACACACTCCTACatactctcgtttctagtttactataacctcagctctgataccaacctgtaacgcacccaaatccggggtcagaggatttggtcgtcactatgaaacctcaatccaaattaacatgtttaatcaataaataaatgccattagaagatatttatcataaatgaccccaaactaatccaagatcttttaaggttacagttctagaaacaagaattccaaattccacaaataaatttttcacttccttttaaaactcttttcaataattctcaatctcaaaacttaacccgctagtataacttcgaaaagaagtattctaggcccaactataaaatacacaactataatataatataatataaacaactttatacaatagaacttacactagttcgcaaaccctaaaccaaccaccttccaaaagcttcatctttgcttcctcgaattacgcggttaaacagcgcaagctaatcctcactggaggttaaattttaaaacaggcaagtatgagcgaaagaaatgctcagcaagttcattgtaatatatatatatatggtcattttgatataaaaccgacatctgcatcagcgcagaacatttaaataTCATtattgctgaatcataaaattttagttgaggaaccccagaattgattccttaattatattcaaaaccattttgatatttttgagcgaaatgcttcagcaacattttgaatcttgacgagaataaaactcgtaaaacagtttttacggaaatatcgtaaacaccACCAAcaagaaataatgattatggattgaatcataaactttactcaaaaccgaactcttcaagtTAATACTTTTgttgctgtcatatcaaattagatatcaacacgaactttgatgctcacaacacccatactgaagtcaacatcaatcatctatactaataccacctttaatatttaacaacaacgtaagtatcagcataaatctgaatctgaatcaaaactgtatttcaccattattccaaaacagaaacagttgataaatcatttattctatgaatattaaaaatgatatgataatttagattaggatcattctccgacggacgtactatcacatgttgatcagcccgtgtgatagcacaaggtcatgattcgtaaaaacgtgaccccaaaaacacgagtactcaaataaatggcaatatacctgcctgtggcaaaaattgtgtcataatattccatatggcacttagaaatagccctccgcttgaccgtccgtcccggtcacttacgcaattatgatccagtcttaaaaccttttattaaaatggggtcataataattgacagccgaaataattttatttccccaattcttgggtaggaatattcgcaaccaaatcacttttctcaaaatccaaaacatttataaatccgataattggataagtaaaatcacttgactattctgaacatagaatagcagaagaatatttgcataaacagaattatttaattcagcgatatgtaaaacacttatctattctaaactgagaatagggaaagcaatatttgcatgataagattcaaaataaatatcacttgaacaataagtgatgataggaatacttgcctttaggttttagcagttagtcacactcgcaaaaacgcatctattctgacattctgtcttaaaatatcaccatctttattctactaatcctttGGTCTGCTGCTGATGCAGTGCTGCATCCCAATATTCCATCCTATTCAACTTTAGCCTTTATCCACTTCATCCGGTCCTGATCGTCTTAaaagactcgcatctataattaaaacataatactttaatcgtctaatcgataattaCTCAACGAATTACGCATCgaaagcctatcgtctacccacacgatagcccacacataaaggaaacaatcaaacacaagactcttgacccatgtacacacgtaattcacataacacgtaaacacataactcacgtatcacataagtcatatcacatatgactcagttcgttaAAACATTtaactcggtacgtttaaaactgaaatcgggtcaaaaatatattttttttcgatcaataatcgactcagaatgactcgtaaatCAAATGACCCTTTTGAAACA is a window of Apium graveolens cultivar Ventura chromosome 11, ASM990537v1, whole genome shotgun sequence DNA encoding:
- the LOC141695751 gene encoding uncharacterized protein LOC141695751, translated to MDVYQVPDLARCRLLAATFRESAQQWFQKLRPGVITSWEQMKTLFLTKFQAAVRYAPSVTTLTNVRQRENESLTSYFKRFNAESTSVRGASDEALKSFLIAGLRVGSDFWKHLQGKDPATLADSSQRNKARKRDRSPSPRYRRSSRSPNRVNTTDTRRGWSPPSNYDYRTCRYTPFSASIEHIFEVNKNRWLFRKPEALSSWKSKDKKKYCEYHESFGHNKHECRQLKDEIEALIKEGYLGEWVVKEVRRHKVNADRVKEEGGRAPRGSNSENLEENKFVRDGSIRTIYGGDPEMECSNRALARYAREARFRPLTDIHRLETRPPKVFKGESMDITFREADARWVHHPHNDALVISIQTGTKNIHRAFVDNGSSTNILYCSTFKKMGLPDRDMSGEDSWVYGFSGAGVRVIGSIRLPCTLGENPLSITKMLEFKVPN